GGATGATCCCGATGGAGAACTGGTCGGGGACCTTTCGCCGGGTCAGGGCCGCCACCTGGGAGGAGATCATCCGGTCGAAGGCGAGGCTGGGAGCGGGGGGGATCCAGGTGGAGAAGACGATTCCCTCGGGGCCGGAGCTGATCGGCTTCTCGCCGGCGAAGGTCTCGTTGATCTTCCTCATGACCGGGGCCGCGACCCGGGAGAGGGGGCCCGTCGCCCGGAAGGCGATCTTCTCCCCCTCGGTCTCGGCCTCTATCTTCAACAGCGGCCTTTTTGCGACTTGCATTCCTCTCCCCACATGTCTACGATGCTTCCGAGCCTCGCCTTGACCTCCTCGTCCCCCCCCGCCTCGGCGAGGGACCCCTTCGCGGCGCGGCAGTGCTCCCGGATCGCCTCGGCGCAGAGGCGGACCGTCGCCTCCGCCGAGTGGTCCCTCCGGTATATAACCGGAAGGGTGGCGGAGGTCTTAGCCGAAGACTTCCCCTTCTCCATCCCCAGAAACTCGTTCAGGTCGTCGGCGATCTGGTAGGCGAGGCCCAGGTGTCTCCCGTACCTCTCGAAGAGGGCGACGTCTTCGGCGCCTGCCCCTGCTATCATGCAACCGATCTTGGAGGAGGCGGAGATGAGCGACGCCGTCTTCTTGCATATGCAGATGTAGTAGTCCTCGGGGGTCGTCCTGCTGGCGAGGTCGAGCATCTCCCCCTCCGACATCTCGACGCAGGCCTGGGAGAAGGCCTCGATCACAGGCTGGCGGTAGCCGGAGATGAGGCCGATGGACCTGGATATCAGGTAGTCGCCGCAGAGGAGGGCGGCCTCCATCCCGTACCTCTTAAAGGCGCTCTCGGCTCCCCGCCGCTCGATCCCCCCGTCGAGGATGTCGTCGTGGACGAGGGAGGCGGCGTGGACGAGCTCCAGGGCGAGGGAGGCTTTGACCGAATAGGCGGGGTCGCAGCCGAAGGCCTCCGAGGAGAGGACGAGGATGAGGGGCCTGACCCGCTTCCCGGGGGTGTTGAGGACGTACCTGATCACCTCCCCCAGCCCCGAGGCAGGAAGCGTCTCCGTCAGCCCCAAAAGCTCCCCGTTGATCAGATGGTACTCGTCCCAGGCCTCGAACATCTCTGAGGTGGTTTGCGGGATCAATATTTAGTTGTTGCGAAACATGACCTGCAGT
The sequence above is drawn from the Methanothrix harundinacea 6Ac genome and encodes:
- a CDS encoding polyprenyl synthetase family protein; the encoded protein is MFEAWDEYHLINGELLGLTETLPASGLGEVIRYVLNTPGKRVRPLILVLSSEAFGCDPAYSVKASLALELVHAASLVHDDILDGGIERRGAESAFKRYGMEAALLCGDYLISRSIGLISGYRQPVIEAFSQACVEMSEGEMLDLASRTTPEDYYICICKKTASLISASSKIGCMIAGAGAEDVALFERYGRHLGLAYQIADDLNEFLGMEKGKSSAKTSATLPVIYRRDHSAEATVRLCAEAIREHCRAAKGSLAEAGGDEEVKARLGSIVDMWGEECKSQKGRC